Below is a genomic region from Capricornis sumatraensis isolate serow.1 chromosome 17, serow.2, whole genome shotgun sequence.
GACAATGTCACTTGCCCATCAGGACTCCTGGACTCTGGCCTGATTCACTACTGACACCAGCTGTGACATCGAGCAACTCACTCCCCTTTTCAAGAACTGATCTCTTTCTTTAGAATGATCCCTAACCTGCCTAACAGTGAGGCTGGAGCTGAAGAAGGGACATGCAAGTGCTCTGCAAGCCTCAATAAGTACCACAGGGGAAAGAACATGAATTGTGaggtcagaagacctgggttcccaACTCAGTGAAGCAGCTGATCACAACTGCTGGCCGGTGAGGCTGCGAGCCTTCAGTAAAAGGTGTGGTTCTATCCCAGCACTTGAGTAGGTACTCAAGAAATGGAAACTACTGTcagaaacgaaaaaaaaaaaaaaagatctgctcAAATGCCCTGGGGCAGTGGGGCTGCCTCCTCACTAGAGCCTGCCAGCTTCCCCAGGCCCCGGAAGTGCCGAGGTTCCCAGCTCTTGTTCCTAGTACCCCAACAGGATCCCTACAATACAAGACTCCTGAGGGCGGCAACTGGAGGCAAAGGTCACAAAGAAACGAAGAATTGTCCCCAGGATTTCCTCCTGTGTCCTGAGCCCCATTCATACTGGAGTCCGGCTGCCTGTGCAGCTGGGTCCAGGGGGGCCGCTGACAGCTGACGGCTGACCCCACATTAGGCATGCTGGGCACTTGGAAGCCTCAGAAGCCTCCTGGGCCTCCAGCAGCTGACCTAGGTCCCAGCAGCCAAAACCACGGGAGCAGCTCAGGGTGGGCCAAGACGTGTAACAGGGGCGGGACGGTTCCCCCGACCTGTCTGGACACTGCAGTGTGGGCAACTCTGGGTCACATGCCTTGTTTCTGCGCAGAAACTCCTCCTCGGGCATGAGGCTGTCCTCGGTCTTCAGTTTCTTAGACGCAGGCTCGTCTTCCATGGGAGGCGGGGGGTGGACAGGTGGCATGGGGGCTGGAGCAGGGACAGGTGCCACAGGCGGGGCGGGCACAAAAGCTGCAGGGCAGGAGCGAGCAGCCACATGAGTGGGAGGAAGGCGCCCAGGACTCTGGGGGCTGACGGTGAGGGGAGACTGCACAGGTTTCCACCTTCTCCCCGTCCGAGGCGTGCAAGACCACTCCTGGCTGAGTCTGGCAGCCAGTGAGCTCCCCGGCAGGGGACCTGGGCACCTGCCCAGACTGGGTAGCAGGAAGCTGGAGGAAGGGCGGGACTGACGGAAGGAGCAGGGGCTGCCCACAGGATCCATCGTCAGGCCTCAGCGCCCGTCCAGGCCTGACCCCACCGAGCACACATACCCCAGCTCTGTCCCATCAGCCTATCTCCCCCAGGAGCCAGGAGCCCAAGCCCCTGCACCCCAGGGATCTCTCACAGAGCTAAGCTAAGGCTCTTCTCTGGGCTGGAGCCACAGCTGGAACAGCTGGTGCTCCCCTCAGCCACTGCCCTGCTCAGGGCTTGCCCTGTAGCACCGACCCAGTGGCCTGGAAAGTGACATGAGACACTGACCTGTCGGCACAATCATGGGTGGTGGGCGAGGTGCCATGATAGGAGGGGCCGAGGGAGGCATGGGCACCACGTTGATCCTGGGTGCATGGATGATCGGCGGCATGGGGGCGATCACCGAGCCTGGGGGCAGCCGGACCACGGATGCCATCGGGGGCCGGGGCATGACGGGTACTGCGGACACAACCGTGGTGCGGACGGGAGGCGGCATCTGCGGGCGGAAGGGACCCACGGGTCACAGGAAGCCAAGGCTACACCCCAGGGCACACCAGCCGGCAGCTGACCCCCTGCAGCCTCTGGGGATGAGCGCAGCCTCACATGGGGCTCTGACAGAACCACACGGAGAGAGACCCAGGGCGACACTCTTGCCACTTGGGACTCCACCCACGAGAGAGAAACTGAAGATGCCCTTGACTCAGTCCACTGGACTCAGGCCAACGGTCCTCCAAGGCCCCTTCAGTCCTCCTGGCCTCCCTGACCCAAGCCTGCTTCTCACATTTGCCACCCGCCTTCCTCCCAGTTCCAGCCCTCCCACACAAATGGAAGACCAGGCTGGAGGTTCCCACTTCTAACTAAAGGGTTCTTTTCTCGACTTGACCCATTCTGCCCTCGGGCTCCTATGAGACCACCGCCCTGGGCTGGCACCATCCAACCCAGGGAACCCAACTTCAGAGGCCCGTCGGGGTGGCTGCGGGCTAACCGCGGGTGGCCGGGGCACCGACGTAATAGGCGGGGCCGAGCTGGGGATGTTGGTGGCTGAGGACGGCGGTGGCGGCTGCTGGGGGATCTCGCTGGGCTTGCTTGGGCCGATCTTCTCTTTGGTGTCATCCTCTGGCACCAGGCCCTTCGCCTTGTGGATGGCCTCAATCTGCTCCTGGAGGGTGATGTTGGCCTGGGCGGCCTGCTGGGTCCGGGCCATGCTGCCAGAGTGGCCGTCCCAGGTCACCTGCACGGGAAGCAAGGCCACACTGGTCAGGGCTCCCAGAACTGAGCGTGAGTGGGGTGCTGGCAGCAGGAAAGGCGGAGGCAGTCACGGAGCCGCACCTTCTCTTCCGGCTTCTGGATCTCCTCCTCGCCAATCTTCTTACCGATGGCTGTTTCCTCTACACCAAAGATGTCCGTACGCCGCTCGGCCAGCTGCTTCAAGCTGCTCTCGATATCCAGACCTGGATAGAATCAGGGAACACAGAGGAAAACTAATCCCGGTGCCTGTCCAACAAGATGGCGGCTCAATCGGTGCAGGTGGAGGCTGTTCTTACGGGACACAGCTGTCTGTGGGTGCCAGGGCCTTGCGCCGGCCCTCTGAGCCTGGGGAAGGCCGACTGATGACCACTAGGCCTGGAAACCGGGGCGTGTCCAACCCCTACTTGACGAAAGGCATCCGAGCGGACAGGGCCACACGAGCAGCGTGGCAAGGGGGAGTGCGGACTCTGGGAGGGGCCTCCAGCCTCCGGGAcagtccctccctccctgcagggCTGCTCCTCACAGTCAAGGGGCCAGTGTGTTCAAGACGCTCAGCGCCCTCCAGCCGCCACAGCCTCTACTCTAAGACGGCCTGGGAGTGAGCACCCCTCCCGGCTGCAGTCAGATCCTGCTCCAGGATGCCGATGGGCACACACCACCCACCTCGGGGGCCCGCCTCTGCAGGAATCCTCTGCAGGGTTTCTAGGAAGCGGGCGGTTCTTTTGCGGCTTCCTAGACCACACCTATCCTCAAAAGCTCCTGGTGACCTCAAAGCTTTCTACATTTGATTAAAGCGTGTTGACCATTAACTGTAGAGATCCCAATGGGCCAAAGCGAGTTAGGGCTGAGTCAAAGGAGGGGTGCGGTCCGAGCGGGGAACAGCCCGCCTCACCTGGCGCGTACACCTCGTCGTCGCTCTGCTTCTCACGGATGGAGCGATCCCGCTGCTCCAGCCAACGGGGGTCGAGAAGCCCAATGCGCATGTGCTCCTGCATCTTGCTGGCGGGGATCTTCTCCCCAGTGATGGGGGACACAAGATACTCATCGGCAGCGGGGGCCGCAGGCAGTGGCTTGGACGCTGAGAGGCGACAGAGGTGGCCGAGTGAGAACCCGGGTGGCAGCCTGGGTTGAGAGGGTGCTGCTTCATCCCTCCACTGCCCACGCAGTGCCATGCTTGCCCAGGCCCTGTGCGCTGAGCCAGGGCACCACAGATGACCAAGTGCCACGCCATGCCGTGAGGCCCACAACACAGGGGCTCTCAGTGCCTACGACAAGCCCCCACTAGCCATCCTGGAAACAAACACAGGTCTGAGAGACACGAGGCATAAAAACGGAACCCACCTTTTGGGTCATAGTCCTTCCGGACAATGACCTGGTCTGGAGTTGGGGGCAGAGGAGGTGGCATGGGCGTCTCCGGGGGGGGCGGCACTTTCTGCCCTTCCTCTTCATCATCCGAACCCTGAAAAGCAAGGCAGTAGTGTGACTCAGGGCAGGAACGAGAAGCCACCTCCCTGCAGCTGAGCGCGGCAGCTCGCAGGGTGGCAAGCAGCCGAGGCCCCTGCCGGCCAGCATCCCTGTGCTAAGCTCCCCGGGCAGCCGGGGCCAGCCGGCAGCAGGCCAAGcagcttcctcacagcatgaATGGCAGTGCTGGGGGCTGTGGTGCTGACACTCTGCCCAGGCATTTCCAGCAGCTGGCACCAAGCAGTCCCAGGAGGCCAAGGGCACTTAACGTGCTGGGGAGGGCCACAGAGGGCAAGTCAGCGCTCAATGGGAGCCACGCAAGGAGCAATgctgggagggagagaaaaagtcAATTCCCACAGACACGTGGGCCTTTCTTCGCAGGCTGCACACAAATTCTTTCCAAGAGGAGGAAAGCAGCTTAGCTCTGGAGACTCTAAGCCTGTGGGGAGGCCTGGCTCAAAGGGGCAGAGGCAcccagaggaagcacaagctacaGTCAGAAAAGCTCTGGAAACTGCTAATCGTTTGGACCTAGGCTCAAAACATCCAAGTATCCGGGACAGAGGGTTCCCTAAGGAAAGCCGGCCTGGGGGCAACAGTGAGCGGGGCCTCTGGGCAGAGGAGGACGGTCACCAAACAAGCCGACGCGGCTCGTGGACCCTCGCCTATGAAGGAATCTTTGTTGCCTGAGCTGGAAAAAGGGGCGCCTTACTCAGGACCCAGGCCTGCTCTCAGGGTTCACGAGGGGGCTGGCACACTCACTCTGATGGAGGAGCGCACCCCTTTGCCCTTGGCTCCAGGGAAGAGTCACCCCAGACCCCCCAAGAGCGCACCTCGTCCATGTCTTGTACTTGGGTGTCCTGGTCCAGCTGGGACGGAGGCTCCTCCGCCTTCTCCTGTTTCTCGTCCTCCTCATCGGACTCAACCTCCATCTCGACCTCCTCGCTCTCCCCAAACTTCTCGTAGCGCTCCTGAATGAGGATCCGGGCCCCCAGCTCCTCCGGGGTGGTGGGCGGGGGGAAGTTCCCTGGCAGAGGGCGAGCAGGAGTCAAGGGAGGGCTCCACAGACACTCCTGTCAGAGGCCCGTCAGGCGGCCTGGCCCACGCCGTCGGCTCTCACGGCTGGGGCCGCCTggtctctctcccacccccagagGCCCACCCAGGGCCGGGCACAATGCTATCTGCTGAACTGAGAGTAACTGGGGCAGTGGGAAGACCGAAGTCCTCTGGAAACGAGGAGGGGACAGAAGCCTCACTGGGATCCTCCCGCTCCCCGGGGACAGCCTGGCCTGCTCCCCGGGGACAGCTTGGCCCACTCCCCCAGGACAATGGCACCAAGCTCCTGGCTCCGCCAACGGAAGTCATAGACCAACCTTGCTCGTTGGGTTGGAAGTCCACTGTTTCCACCACCACGAAGTCATGCCAGTCGATCTGAGCGTAGGCGACccgctccttctccttctcctcctcttccttcttcctctcacGCTCCTGGAACTTGGCCCACTCCACGCGGTAACACACCTGAAGGGAGGAGAACGGCGCGGTGCTGAGCTGAAATCAGGGTTGGCTCCCGAGGAGGCTGTCACCTCCAGGGCCTTCACCAGAGTCAGCGTCTCCTTCAGAAcaggaggctgctctgcccaccaGGGGGACTTCCTGGAACAGACTATGGAACCTGCATCTGGTTTTAGCCAGGCCCAGAGTCTGGACAGGATGAAAATCTGAATGCCAGAGACCTCTGTCTGGGCCCCAAGGGCAGCTCTCTGTTAGAACCTCAAAGTTTTCTGCTTGAGTTGGCGGGTTGCGAGCAAACTCCTCCCTCCCAGGAAGTCTGTGTGACAACCACGTGCCCACAGGAGCTGCAGCAGCCTGACCGCCTGCACAACAGAAGGCTTCAAGCAGCCTCCCAGAACCGGCAGCATCAACACGCCTGGTCTCCTGACTCTGAAAACCGGACTTCAAAACCGGACTTGGGCAATTGTCGCCCAAGAACCCATTCAAAAGCTGGCTTCTAGCAAGAGAAGAAAACCGGAGACCGAgagaagtgaagaggagagtggcaAGTTAGGGACcagggaacccaggtctctttggTCTTTGCAGCCTCAGTGCCCTTCTTCCCCCCACGACTAAGGTGTCGATTCAGAGACCATCTGCAGACATACAGCAGGACCCACACGCTGGGACCtgtgctggacttccctggcggcacacctgccaacgcagggcaCATGGGTTGGAACCCTGATCTGGGATGATTCCTCacgcctcagagcagctaagcccgagcGCTGGAGGGCCCATGTGCTGTACCCGCTGAAGCCCACGcgtccagagcctgtgctccgcaacatgGGAAGCCCCCACGCCGCAccaaagagcagcccccgctcaccacaagcAGAGGCAGCCGCACCAAGTGacgagacccagcacagccacaaagaaCAGGACgatcagaaaggaaggaaggaaggtcagCCTACCTGGTCCAAAACTTCCCGGGggttctctgcctctttcttgaGTTTCGTAAATAAGCCTTTGGGTGGAATCAAGAtctgaaacacagaaaaggtaaaGCAACTGTTAGTGCAGCACAACACGGGACAGAGTGGCCtgtggaggagaagggagagcaCGGGATCACGGGACCAACCTCACTTAGCGGGGCAACGCTAGGCACGTTCCTTAACCTCTGTGACTTGGCTCGCTTCTACAAAACGGTGACACCGCCACTTAAAGGTGGCACTGTCAACTTAAAAGGCTGCGAGGATTCGCAGGGAGTATGCAAAAGCACCAGCAGATTACCACGCACACCGTCAGCATGCAGTGACTGCCCCCGGGGCGGGTCTGCCTTTCCGCTTCTGCACACGCCCCCCAGGATCCCCAGCGACCGTGCTGCAGACTGCGGCCCACAGGTTCCCCCTCCCTGGACTTCCACGCCCTGACTTCTCTGGAGCATTTCATCCACGGTGTTTATCCCCACTGGACACACACTAACGGTGCACTTGCATGGTGCCCCCTCACTAGACCAGTCTCCACAAAGACAAGAGATTTCTGTCTTCAGTTCACTGCTGCATACCCAGAGCTTGGAACAGGGCCTGGCACGCAGAGCTTATTTGCTGAGACAGCAAACGGTGGCCTCATGTAAAAGAGCCACTCTTTCCAACCAGCCCAACCGTACCCACGCTCACT
It encodes:
- the SF3A1 gene encoding splicing factor 3A subunit 1, producing the protein MPAGPVQAVPPPPPAATEPKQPTEEEASSKEDSTPSKPVVGIIYPPPEVRNIVDKTASFVARNGPEFEARIRQNEINNPKFNFLNPNDPYHAYYRHKVSEFKEGKAQEPSAAIPKVMQQQQQASQQQLPQKVQAQVIQETIVPKEPPPEFEFIADPPSISAFDLDVVKLTAQFVARNGRQFLTQLMQKEQRNYQFDFLRPQHSLFNYFTKLVEQYTKILIPPKGLFTKLKKEAENPREVLDQVCYRVEWAKFQERERKKEEEEKEKERVAYAQIDWHDFVVVETVDFQPNEQGNFPPPTTPEELGARILIQERYEKFGESEEVEMEVESDEEDEKQEKAEEPPSQLDQDTQVQDMDEGSDDEEEGQKVPPPPETPMPPPLPPTPDQVIVRKDYDPKASKPLPAAPAADEYLVSPITGEKIPASKMQEHMRIGLLDPRWLEQRDRSIREKQSDDEVYAPGLDIESSLKQLAERRTDIFGVEETAIGKKIGEEEIQKPEEKVTWDGHSGSMARTQQAAQANITLQEQIEAIHKAKGLVPEDDTKEKIGPSKPSEIPQQPPPPSSATNIPSSAPPITSVPRPPAMPPPVRTTVVSAVPVMPRPPMASVVRLPPGSVIAPMPPIIHAPRINVVPMPPSAPPIMAPRPPPMIVPTAFVPAPPVAPVPAPAPMPPVHPPPPMEDEPASKKLKTEDSLMPEEEFLRRNKGPVSIKVQVPNMQDKTEWKLNGQVLVFTLPLTDQVSVIKVKIHEATGMPAGKQKLQYEGIFIKDSNSLAYYNMANGAVIHLALKERGGRKK